The Pseudomonas chlororaphis subsp. piscium genome contains the following window.
GCCGGGACAGAAATTCATTCTGTAGTGGGAGTTCTTGGCTTGTATGTAAGAGTTAGCATCTAATAAATAACTCAAAATCCAAGTTCCTTCTTAGAGTATTCAGAGATTTTATGTGGCTTGATGCCAATCAGTCTGGCCGCATCTCTGAGAAGCATGCCCCCACTTAGAGCTTCACTCGCGACAGCGGCTGCGAGAGCCTTACTAACGCGTCCCGTTTGGAGACGGTTGTAAGGTGGAGCTCCATCTTTATTCCGGGCTTTATATGTCGCAATTTTTTCGGCGATAAACTTTCCATATTCAAGCTTGGTGATAAATCCACATGTGAGAGCTCGTCGTGCCGCTACCCACTCGCTAACGTGAAAAGTTCGCGTGATCAAGGGTAGGTTTTCTTTCCAATCTTCTAGTTGCTTCCAGATTGCACGGAACGCACGCTCAGGAGTTAAGAACTCAGCTGCAACAGCATTGCAAAACTCCTCCTCATTCATCTGGCTTTGAGGCTCAGAGTCAGACACACCAGATTTGCCAATCCATATGTGTGCTAGCTCATGGATTAGGGTGAATAGTCGCGCTTCAGGACAATCGCCGGTATTGATGAATATAAGAGGCGCAATTTTATCGCTTATTGCAAACCCCCGAAATTCATCAACGGAAAGTGGCCTGCTTGTATTGTTGTTCACAATACTGTTTCGCATGACAAGCACGCCAATATTTTCGATATTTTTCACTAGCTCGGAAAAATAATCGTCAAATGTTCCACGTCTAGGTAACTCAGGAAGCTGTAATTCTTTTCGCATACTCGATACGACAGCCATTACACCATCGTGCATGCTATGACGGCCGACTATTTCGTTTTCTTCATAGCCCTGCGTCTTCAGCCAGTCTCGGTACCATTCCTGTCGTTCCATAGCCCATCTGATAGTATCCCTGAGGGCCAGGCTGTAGCTTGGCTCTCTGCCATTAACGGTTCTGAGGTCTGGAAGAGGCAAATCCTCGACAGGAGGGTGGGCTAAATAAAGGTATCCGAATGGAATATGTGTGTGATGCGCATAATTCATTGCTTGGTTGAAGGTCGGCCTTTTTATGCCATCTTCCCAAGCTAGGACGTTGTCTTCGGCTGTACCAAGACTTTTTGCGAGCGTACCTGTACTGATGCGAGCCCGAGACCTAGCCCATCGCAGAATTTGTGGGTTGATTAGCGCTTCCATGTGCCGAACCTTTTTTTAGACATCACGCGTTTACTCTAGATTGCGAGGCGACTCTACGCCAAAGTGACGACAGGCAACACGTCTTCGTCACCGATAGAGGCTACCAGTCATCCCTTCGCTTCGCCTGTTAAGCCTAGAGCGTGATGACCGGTTAGGGCTGATGATCTGTCGCAAGTGCAGGTTCAGCTGTTTTGAGCGCTTAATGCATTCAGCGCGAATACATCGCCCACCAAATGTGAGGTCTACAATTCCTAGTCGCCCCTCCTTAATGGAGAGTCACGACCCTACGACTTTCACCAATCCTGATCCGATCCAGCGCCCGGTTTAGCGCGTCCAGGGCATCGAGAAGGGCTTTCGCCTCAGTCTCCCGCCCATCACCCCAAAGCCGCTCAGCCATTTTGTTGAGGGCCTGGATGGATCGCTCGATATCAGCAGCAGTCGCTGCTTTGGTAACCGCGGGCTGTTTCTTTGGCATCTAGTAGAACTTCTGCAGGGCCTGCACCACGACGCCCACAATCCGGCAGTTCTCGTCGACCGGCTCGATCGGGTAGCCAGGATTCAGCGGTTTCAAGAACAGTCGCCCGCCATCGCTCACCAGCTTCTTGAACGTTGCTTCATTACTGTCCGGTAGCTTGGCCACGACCAATTTGCCAGGGGCGACCTCGACCTCGGTGTCGACCAGGATCAGCGTTCCTTCAGTAATGCTCTGGCCGGCTGGAGCAGTCATCGAGTCGCCTTTGACCTTCAGCCAGAACGCCGGGCCTTTCGAGTCATATTCGGAAAACTCGTAGGTGTCAGAGATTCCCGCGGGGTAGGGCTCTACAGCTTCGGACCAGGCTCCGGCGGCGACCCAGCTGATAACAGGGTAGCGGAAGGACTTGGAGGGCTGGACAGCCATAGTGACATTCGACTCACGCGCCTCTTGCTCTTCTCCCTCGCCAATCGCAAGCCATTCAGCTCTGAATCCGGTCGCTTTCGCTAATGCGTAAAGGTTTTCTGGCCTGAGGCTTTTGCTCTCGCCAGTAATCCATTGAGTAACAGCAGAATTCGCAACGCCGCACAGCGATGCAATTTCGCCTTTCTTTTTTCCGCTGAGCTCAATGGCTCGGGCGATACGTTCGTGTCTTTCCATGGACCCAATTTTAAGTTAACTGAATTTAAGCATGCAGTAGGTAGAAACCGTCGTTGACGCAATAACTTAAGCATGCTGAAATTACGTAAAGCTCGAACGAGGATGCGCAATGAATACGCATGAAGTCGCCGAATTTTTCGGCAGCAAGACAAAACTGGCGCAGGCGCTTGGCATCCGTCCGAGCGCCGTAACCATGTGGGGGGAAACCATTCCTGAATCCAGGCAGTACCAGATTCAGGTTCTTTCCAAGGGCAAATTTAAGGCGTCGAAGAAGCCTCAAGCAGCCTGACATCGCTGGCCGATGACCATTTGAACGAATTCTCGCCCAGCACCTGGCAGGGCGCCACGGAAACAGAAGTGAGGTTTTACGAATGGAAGATTTCCTGCGGTCCTGCCAAAGCGCTGTGCTGGACAACGAGGCCAAGGCCCTGGCGGCAAAGATGGGCGTTCCCCACGTCAGCCTGTTGCAGCGCGCCAATCCGGATAACGACGCCCACCACCTGACGATTGAGCACCTGTTCGGGATTTTGCTGCACACCGGCGATATGCGCCCGCTCGCGGCTCTGGCCAATGAGTTTGGTTTTGACCTGGTGGCGCGAATTCCCCCTAAACCCCAGGCCCTGACCAAGTCTCTGATCAATGTTGGCAAGGAAGTGGCTGATCTGACGATCGCGGTACACGAAGCCCTGGGCGACAACCACGTCAGTGCTTTCGAGAAGTCCCTGATCCGCCAAGAGATCGACCATGTTCGCCACAGCCTCGACGTGATGGATGCGTCGGTAAAGGCCGCTTGAAATGCAATTCACCATCACGATCAATCAGGTGAAGGCGCTCGAGTGGGGGCTGAATTCTCAGCAGGCCCTGCTGTTCGCCTTCATCTACGGTTGCCCGAGCTGGACCAAGCCGGTAAAGACTGACGATGGGATCTTCTTCGCGCTGAGCAAGGCCAAGATCGTTGAGGAACTG
Protein-coding sequences here:
- a CDS encoding ImmA/IrrE family metallo-endopeptidase: MEALINPQILRWARSRARISTGTLAKSLGTAEDNVLAWEDGIKRPTFNQAMNYAHHTHIPFGYLYLAHPPVEDLPLPDLRTVNGREPSYSLALRDTIRWAMERQEWYRDWLKTQGYEENEIVGRHSMHDGVMAVVSSMRKELQLPELPRRGTFDDYFSELVKNIENIGVLVMRNSIVNNNTSRPLSVDEFRGFAISDKIAPLIFINTGDCPEARLFTLIHELAHIWIGKSGVSDSEPQSQMNEEEFCNAVAAEFLTPERAFRAIWKQLEDWKENLPLITRTFHVSEWVAARRALTCGFITKLEYGKFIAEKIATYKARNKDGAPPYNRLQTGRVSKALAAAVASEALSGGMLLRDAARLIGIKPHKISEYSKKELGF
- a CDS encoding LexA family protein is translated as MERHERIARAIELSGKKKGEIASLCGVANSAVTQWITGESKSLRPENLYALAKATGFRAEWLAIGEGEEQEARESNVTMAVQPSKSFRYPVISWVAAGAWSEAVEPYPAGISDTYEFSEYDSKGPAFWLKVKGDSMTAPAGQSITEGTLILVDTEVEVAPGKLVVAKLPDSNEATFKKLVSDGGRLFLKPLNPGYPIEPVDENCRIVGVVVQALQKFY
- a CDS encoding Cro/CI family transcriptional regulator, yielding MNTHEVAEFFGSKTKLAQALGIRPSAVTMWGETIPESRQYQIQVLSKGKFKASKKPQAA
- a CDS encoding phage regulatory CII family protein; amino-acid sequence: MEDFLRSCQSAVLDNEAKALAAKMGVPHVSLLQRANPDNDAHHLTIEHLFGILLHTGDMRPLAALANEFGFDLVARIPPKPQALTKSLINVGKEVADLTIAVHEALGDNHVSAFEKSLIRQEIDHVRHSLDVMDASVKAA